The Synchiropus splendidus isolate RoL2022-P1 chromosome 1, RoL_Sspl_1.0, whole genome shotgun sequence genome includes a window with the following:
- the LOC128748035 gene encoding NAD-dependent protein deacylase sirtuin-5, mitochondrial-like isoform X2 produces the protein MLTSQPSTDLSAFRQLLSQSKDIVIITGPGLSSDNETPSFAGFWRKWQAQDLANPHAFAKNPSRIWEFYHHRRQAVLTADPNPCYQAIAQCEEVLSKQERKVTVITENVDELHRRAGSQNLLEMHGSLFRTRCLECYYEEDNYNNPICPALEGKGLPDRNTEDALILEEDLPRCDHLGCNGLLRPAVVWTGEPLDHDLLRCANDVLNNCDLCLVVPLPGPVC, from the exons ATGTTGACTAGTCAGCCAAGCACAG ACCTGTCGGCTTTCAGGCAGCTCCTCTCCCAGTCCAAGGACATTGTCATCATCACCGGACCTGGTCTGAGCTCGGACAATGAGACGCCATCCTTCGCTGGGTTCTGGAGGAAATGGCAGGCTCAG GACCTCGCCAACCCGCACGCCTTCGCGAAGAACCCCTCGCGCATCTGGGAGTTCTACCACCACCGTCGACAGGCGGTTCTCACGGCCGACCCGAATCCCTGCTACCAGGCCATCGCCCAGTGTGAGGAGGTTTTGAGCAAGCAGGAGCGGAAGGTCACCGTTATCACGGAGAATGTGGACGAGTTGCACCGCAGGGCTGGATCCCAGAACCTTCTGGAGATGCACG GAAGCTTGTTCCGGACACGGTGTTTGGAGTGCTACTACGAAGAAGACAACTACAACAACCCCATCTGTCCTGCACTGGAGGGAAAAGG ACTTCCAGATCGAAACACGGAGGATGCTTTGATCCTGGAGGAAGACCTGCCCAG GTGTGATCACCTGGGCTGTAACGGACTGCTGAGGCCCGCGGTCGTTTGGACCGGAGAACCTCTGGACCACGACTTACTGAGATGTGCCAACGACGTGCTGAACAACTGTGACCTCTGCTTGGTG GTTCCACTTCCAGGGCCCGTGTGCTGA
- the LOC128770668 gene encoding tripartite motif-containing protein 16-like, producing the protein MEANRVEVLTCSICLDLLKDPVSLLCGHNYCKACIEGFWDSGEENIYRCPQCRQTFTPRPLLQKNTVLAELVEQLKETGAVDLCYAGPEDVACDVCTGRKLRALKSCLMCLVSYCEQHIQPHLEAPAFRRHRLIHPSKQLQEIICPQHDEEKKMFCRNDQQVICHLCAEDQHKDHHIVSATAERREREKEVDQSRGRIQRRIQKREEELKLLQQEEEHITISADKAVKDSQKTLNKLIQKLQRMISDEKQQIRSQQQREMVRVRGLQQQLKQEITELKKKDAELQQLSLIDSHTVFLQNLSSLSEVSEDTLSSSSHAPPQVCYEEVAAAVSASRARLQDLLRDTWSNISLMLAPEPKTRDEFLRYSVDITMDPNTAHAELKLSEGRRKVTDMGKDQAPPHDPARFTDYPQVLSKGTLTGRCYWEVEWTGYTGEVAVSYKDISRSGRECSFGRNHQSWSLSCNNSGCSFKHNRVTTEVSGAPSSTVGVYLDHPAGLLSFYSVSDTMTLLHRVQTSFTQPLHAGVYVGSTCEFLKLKH; encoded by the coding sequence ATGGAGGCGAACAGAGTCGAAGTGCTCACCTGTTCCATCTGTCTGGACCTCCTGAAGGACCCCGTCAGTCTTCTCTGTGGACACAACTACTGTAAAGCCTGTATTGAAGGTTTCTGGGACAGTGGAGAAGAGAACATCTACCGGTGTCCTCAGTGCCGACAGACCTTCACCCCGAGGCCTCTCCTGCAGAAGAACACTGTGTTAGCAGAGTTAGTGGAGCAGCTGAAAGAGACTGGAGCTGTTGACCTCTGCTATGCTGGACCTGAAGATGTGGCCTGTGACGTCTGTACTGGGAGGAAACTGAGAGCCCTCAAATCCTGCCTGATGTGTCTGGTCTCTTACTGTGAGCAACACATCCAGCCTCATCTTGAAGCTCCGGCCTTCAGGAGACACAGGCTGATCCACCCGtccaagcagctccaggagaTCATCTGCCCTCAACacgatgaggagaagaagatgttcTGTCGTAATGATCAGCAGGTGATCTGTCACCTCTGTGCTGAggaccaacacaaagaccaccacattgtctcggccacagcagagagaagagagcgagagaaagaggtggATCAGAGTCGAGGAAGGATCCAGAGGAGGATCcagaagagggaggaagagttgaagctgcttcagcaggaggaggagcacatCACCATCTCTGCTGATAAAGCAGTGAAGGACAGTCAGAAGACCCTCAACAAGCTGATCCAGAAGCTCCAGAGAATGATTtctgatgagaagcagcagatcagatcccagcagcagagagagatgGTTCGAGTCCGAggacttcagcagcagctgaagcaggagattactgagctgaagaagaaagatgctgagctgcagcagctgtcactcatcGACAGTCACACGGTCTTTCTCCAGAACTTGTCCTCACtgtcagaggtcagtgaagacACGCTTTCCTCATCGTCCCACGCCCCTCCTCAGGTCTGCTATGAGGAAGTGGCAGCAGCCGTGTCAGCCAGCAGAGCCCGACTCCAGGACCTTCTGAGAGACACCTGGTCCAACATCTCACTGATGCTCGCTCCTGAGCCCAAGACCAGAGATGAGTTCCTCAGGTACTCTGTGGACATCACCATGGATCCAAACACTGCACACGCAGAGTTGAAGTTGTCAGAAGGACGAAGGAAGGTGACAGACATGGGAAAAGATCAGGCTCCTCCTCATGATCCTGCCAGGTTCACTGACTATCCTCAGGTCCTGAGTAAGGGGACGCTGACTGGAcgttgttactgggaggtggagtggactGGATACACTGGAGAAGTAGCAGTCTCATACAAGGATATCAGCAGATCAGGAAGAGAATGCTCATTTGGACGTAACCACCAATCCTGGTCATTATCTTGTAACAACTCTGGCTGTTCTTTTAAACACAACAGAGTCACAACTGAAGTCTCCGGTGCTCCGTCCTCCACGGTGGGAGTGTACCTGGATCACCCTGCAGGGCTCCTGTCCTTCTACAGCGTCTCCGACACCAtgaccctcctccacagagtccagacctccttcactcagcctctTCATGCTGGAGTATATGTTGGATCCACCTGCGAGTTCCTGAAACTGAAACATTGA
- the LOC128748035 gene encoding NAD-dependent protein deacylase sirtuin-5, mitochondrial-like isoform X1, protein MLTSQPSTDLSAFRQLLSQSKDIVIITGPGLSSDNETPSFAGFWRKWQAQDLANPHAFAKNPSRIWEFYHHRRQAVLTADPNPCYQAIAQCEEVLSKQERKVTVITENVDELHRRAGSQNLLEMHGSLFRTRCLECYYEEDNYNNPICPALEGKGLPDRNTEDALILEEDLPRCDHLGCNGLLRPAVVWTGEPLDHDLLRCANDVLNNCDLCLVAGISSTMFPVAMFAHQVVDRGIPVAEFNLEPTLVTMSCRFHFQGPCAEILPFALCCHKI, encoded by the exons ATGTTGACTAGTCAGCCAAGCACAG ACCTGTCGGCTTTCAGGCAGCTCCTCTCCCAGTCCAAGGACATTGTCATCATCACCGGACCTGGTCTGAGCTCGGACAATGAGACGCCATCCTTCGCTGGGTTCTGGAGGAAATGGCAGGCTCAG GACCTCGCCAACCCGCACGCCTTCGCGAAGAACCCCTCGCGCATCTGGGAGTTCTACCACCACCGTCGACAGGCGGTTCTCACGGCCGACCCGAATCCCTGCTACCAGGCCATCGCCCAGTGTGAGGAGGTTTTGAGCAAGCAGGAGCGGAAGGTCACCGTTATCACGGAGAATGTGGACGAGTTGCACCGCAGGGCTGGATCCCAGAACCTTCTGGAGATGCACG GAAGCTTGTTCCGGACACGGTGTTTGGAGTGCTACTACGAAGAAGACAACTACAACAACCCCATCTGTCCTGCACTGGAGGGAAAAGG ACTTCCAGATCGAAACACGGAGGATGCTTTGATCCTGGAGGAAGACCTGCCCAG GTGTGATCACCTGGGCTGTAACGGACTGCTGAGGCCCGCGGTCGTTTGGACCGGAGAACCTCTGGACCACGACTTACTGAGATGTGCCAACGACGTGCTGAACAACTGTGACCTCTGCTTGGTG GCGGGAATATCCTCCACCATGTTTCCAGTGGCCATGTTTGCAcatcaggtggtggaccgaggcATCCCTGTCGCAGAGTTCAACCTGGAGCCCACACTAGTGACCATGTCCTGCAG GTTCCACTTCCAGGGCCCGTGTGCTGAAATCCTGCCTTTCGCCCTCTGCTGCCACAAAATCTAA